Genomic DNA from Equus asinus isolate D_3611 breed Donkey chromosome 10, EquAss-T2T_v2, whole genome shotgun sequence:
GCAGATGCTAAGAAGCAGCATCCGATGTATGAATGCCTCCACTTCAGGAAATACTGGGGCACACCATAAACAAAATCCATTTCACTATGTCCTGGGCCTATGACAGAGATCCCCGCAAATGGTGCCAGGGCTCTGCTGTTCCCGGGGGAGGACCTGCCCCAGGGGAATGGTGAAGGTTGTGGGAAGGGAGGGGTTTGCCGTGATGATCCAGGGAGGCTGTGGAAGGCTGCTCCAGAGGTGACGCTGACCATAAACCCCACATTCTGGGACATCCAAGGGGCCCGCCAGGCTTTGATGAAAGCCCAAGGGGAACCCTCAGGCTCCAGCCAGCTGGAGCAAACGACAGAGAGGACAGCCCATCATTCTTTCTAGGCCTGGAACCCCAGAAGAGCTGGCTTTCACACCCACCCCTGGGGGTCACTTTCTGATCTGCCCAGAGACAGCTGGACACCCCCAGGCAACAGCTAGATTGTCTTCCTGGTAGATTCTCCTGTAGTTGAAGCACAAAAATCACATAGGATGCCACCTAGGGGTGTCTGAAATCACACCAGGATAGGACCCCCTTCCTTGGCCTCCATGGTGACGGAGAAAGCCGTGCTCCTTTCCGTGGTTCTGGCCTGCAGACCTCCGCCATACTCAGAAGGCTCCTGTCCACCACACCATCCTTCCTCTGGTCAGAGCCAGGAGGACCCTCAGACCATCACAGCAAGCCCTGCTCAACCCTGAAAGgcgagggaagcagagagaggcgGGATGGAGAAGGAAAGTGCGAGAGGTCTAGACGACTGCCATCCTCCTAAGACAGCCTGGGGTCACCTTCTCGACAGACCCCACGGCCCACGGGGCATCACATCAAGCCTCAGGGTCAGTGAGTGACGAGAAGCCAGGCAGAGGTGCCACACCAGCTCAGACTGACGGGGCTTCAGTATGGAAAAGCCAAGTGCAGTCCCTGGACCCAAGGAAAATGAGGTGATGCCTCAAAGAAAGCAGCCTGATTAGAATGTGGCACCACAGCACAAGTTCTCCAGGCCTTTCTGGTCATTTACAGTCCTGGCCGCTGTCCTGGAGGCCAGCGGATCAGTGCTGGAGACCCTGCTGGAAAagggatggggaagagagaggTTTTGTAAACCCCTTAGAAAAGAGGATGATGGCACTAAAATAGCTAAGATAAATTCCTTGTGAAGGAAGCCACTCTCCCAGAGACAGTGTGACGGGCCCTCCGTCACCAGGTGACCTCCCCCAAGCCCTTTGCCTCTTTGAGCTTGTCTCCTCAAATGAGGGGGCTGGGGAGCATGATTCCTGACGTTCCCACAACTCTAAGACTCTGATTGAAAGTCGGCTCCAACATTATCCTAACCCCTGACTTCAATTCTCAGAACAAACCAGACACTTACGCATCCTGGTTCTTCTAAAGCAGCCAGCCCCCTCAGACTGTCTGAATATGCCCCTTCCTTCAGTCCTGAAGAGGGATCCAGCTCAGGCTCCGGAGTGACACATGTCGGGGTCCACTGGGACTCCCCACCTGCTGAGTGTGCGACCTCGAGCAAGTTGCCTTCTGTcacggggcctcagtttcctcaaccgtAAAACACAGACAGCGCCATTGCTCCAGCCTTGCTGGCTGCTTGTCGGGGTTCACCAAGCCCTCGCACATAAAGCTCTTTGCAGGTCCATACACAGGAGCGCTTGCTATTATGTTCTCTGAGCTGGTCAACCTCTCAGAGAAGCTGGCAGCTATCTTTGGTGCATCAGGTCCCCGCAGTTGTCCCCACAGAGCCTGCAGTGTGGCACAGGGTCACCGGCATGGTTAAAGCCCAGGGTGACCCACGAGAGCACAAGCTGGGCCCACATGCCCCAAAGACACAAGCCCCATGCCAGCACCACTGCTTCTGGCTCCATCTCCCAGAGGAGAGCACAGATGTGGGACGGGAGGTTCACCAAGCCCCCGCTGATGTCGCCCGGAGCTACAACCCCACCTCCAGACTCATGGCCTGGGAAGCAAATATCTACGTCAACGCTggccttttaattttaattgataaaAGCAATTAttactaaatataaaataaatacaacaacaataataagggGGATGATGAATGAGGAGACAAGAATGTCGGGTTGCACAAATTCTGAATACTGTTATTCCAAGTAGTgtggaatattattttttaaataagagtttCAGTATTGACTGTTTCAATATAAGAATGAATCACTTATTTGCTAACACCTTTTTTTAATGTCCTAAGATTACTTTTACtagttaatttaaaaacttaaaacagTGATACAGACACATGGACCAAAATGGACAAAAACATGTGAACGGACACATCACGAAAGTAACTCTCTCTGCCACCCTGGACGCCCAGCACCGTGGCTGGTTTTCCGTGCGTCCTGCCTCAGAAGAGTGTGTCACTTTGAGACTAGTCACGGATGCTGATTTAATCGTGGGCGGCAGGCAGCATGATGGGCAGAGTCACTTCCATTTTCTACGTGAtacatctgatttttaaaaaaataatcagcaCATCTTACTTTCACAcaaccaaaaaatattttttagagaaaggaaatctATTAAGAAGAACCTACTGGAATTGATAATGACAGACATTCTGAGACAGCGAGAAGCCACCAGCTTTGAGGCAGCGCCGGGGAAGCAGACTCCCCTGCACAGAGGGTGGGAAGTGGGGTCCCTCGGAGCCCCTCAGAGCACTGGGAAGCCACAGCATCCCCTGGCCGGGACCTCTGGTCTCTGCCTGGTCCCAGGGAACCCCTCATGCAACAACCCCAGAGATCAAGACCAGGAGACCCCTGGAACCTGCAGCCTCTTCCCTGAGAACTATTGTCCACAGGTTACCAGGGTCCCACCAGCTGACAACCTGAGAGCAAAGCACGGCCACAGTCCCCTGCAGGCGCCCAGTCCTCTCACTAGCACTGTTTCTTTCCGGCCAACACTCGCCTGGCCCAGCCGGGGCTCTCCACTGGGGCTCGGAGAACCAGAATCAGCTGTTCATTCACTTTTCTGGGGAGCAGAGACTGGCTCAGGATACGCAATAAACAAAGCAATTCCCAGAGAAAGGAGACTCGTACCATAAAGCCCCATCCCCAAGACCCTGGAGGAACATCAGCGCCTGAGTCTTCCATTGACAAAAATTACATAATCTCTCAATTGGTGCTTCTTAACCTTCCCTATCAGCCCAGAAATTTTGTCCTGCcccatttctgaatttttattataaactgaaaacgtttttggtttgttttcctaaTATAAATTCATGTGACACTATTGAACATGCTCCCGAGAGGCTCTGATGCCCTCCCATTTCCCCAGCAGTGCAGAAGCTCTCGTCTAGAAGGATGTCAGTGTCATCTGGACGAATATCAATTTCCATTGTACCACAGATGTCCCGACACACCAATTAATAGAGTTCCGGCAAATAGATATTGGCCAGGGAGGCCCTACGGCATGGTGGCCAAGGGCTCCGCTCTGgggtcagacaggcctgggttcaaatcacaGCTCAGCAATCTCCTAAGATCTCCCTGAACCTTAGTTTCATCATCATTAAAATGGGGATAGTGATGGAGAGCACCTCACAGGGTGGAGAGAATTCCACTTTTGTAAGCTGCTAAGactctcagcacagtgctggcacatggtaagtgctcctTGGATGTCGGCCTTATTAATGATGCTTATTATTAATAATCAGAGCACCTTAACTGCACCCACTGATCAGCAAGATCGAAAGGAAAATGGTGCTTGTCCTCATAGAGCCAAGAAAAGGGGCGATGGGGCTATGGGgctctagaaaaagaaaacagctcaaCTGCCTGAAATGAGAAGgaaagtaacagaaagaaaaagcccaCGCTTCAGGGCACAGTAATCTGCCAAAAAAATAAGGAGGGGAAAGACAGAATTTTCTTCCCAGTTCCCAAATCCAAAAATTTCATAACTTATCCCTAAATCCTTTTCTTGTGCTCAGTTTTGGAGTCCAAGATGTTGCTTCCTGGGGCAGCTGGGTTTATTTTCCTGGAGGAACTGGGTCCATGTGTTCTGACCTAGCTCCCATCACCTGCAGAAAGACTAATTCATTCAGCGCTTAGCAACCACTTGCTATGGGCCGGGAACTTTCTAGATGCATCATTTTAGGCACCTGAGGTTATAGGAAATTCTTCCGTGGTTGAAGTGAGCAAGAAGGATGCGGCAGGGATAACACGCCAGATGCAAAACCTGCCTGGGCGTTCTCCACTGACTGGCTGGCCTTGAAACCCCATTGCCCTTGTTTCCATTTAGAGGGCTGTTATTTTGTATTTGTGGGAAATTTAGACCAGCAGTAGTACATTCTGCTTATCGAATAAAGATGTTCCCTCCcattttttttggcaaggaatgGGTTACTCTTATGAAATACAAACAGCAGTTCTGAGTGACAGAAAGATTAAGAAAACAGATCACGGCAaaggcccctctccttggctAACTCGCAAACACGAGCACGCACAGAGCAAACAGCCGGCTATTCCAGAGGCACCCGGGGAGCGGCCTGGGGGTGCCGCGATTTCTTCTCATGGAGCCTGGAAGGGCCACCCGGGCTCTGGCCGGGGCCCCGCTGCATGGAGgtcacacacactcagacacagcTTGTCTGATAAGTGGTTTGAGAAAATTGCCACACAAAAAATATGCCCAATTTCACTTATTAAAAGTAAAACAGGTAATATGTTGCTTTTCCTTGTCCCTCACTCAAACAGTCCCTTCTTCCTAGGCTTGACAGCTCCATAAAAGCATTAATAGCCAAATCGGTGGCGTCTCGCAGTCGACGTCACATATGATATGATATCTTTTCTCCTGATCCTTTTTTATCAACCTGAGTTCCTGATCAAATGTAGATGACCTTGGTTTTTTTGATCTGATAAACCCAGATCCCTCCCTGGAGATGCTGCTCAGCCACCTTGCCCTCTGACTCTGAATTTCTGTAATAATTCTGTAATAATGCTTCCGGACTTTGTTCAGCCTTCAGCTGGTGTGACTCACGCAGCAAGATGAGACTCAGGCCTGCCGTGGCCAGGAGTCCTTTTCCCAAAATCACGCCAGCTTCCCGCTCTGTCTCCTGTGTCCGGGCGCATGTGTCTGAGTGGGAGGGGTGGTGTGAATGTGCACCCCGATCTCATCTGGCTCAGGATGGCTGGGAAGCTGCGTCCGAATGTGAAGATGTGTGTGAGGCTGCCAGGGCGGAGCAGAGGAGGACCTGGGTGGGTGCTCTCTGCTAGAAGTGGGGTTCAGCCGGACAGCAGGCTGATTCTAGGATGTCTGGTGGGAGCCCTTGTCCCGCAGGGTGGCCGCCCAGCCCGATGGTCAGAGGAATCACCTCTGTCCTGGGCCTGTGGCCACCCTCATACTGCCCCACCCTACTTGAACCCCAGTTCAGGAACTGCTCGCCTTTTCCTTACCCTCCACTCCCTGGTCTTCCCCAGGTCCACCCCTCAGCCAGGACCCACTCCCTGGCCAAAGCAGGGCCCAGGCAAAGCCCATTCTGCTGTCATCCTTGGGAGATTCCCTGGAACCTGGTTATCGAGGGACAACAGGACCCCAGTTCCAGAGGCTGGTAGGTTCCAGTGCCCCTCAGGGCTTTGGAAAAACTTGGGGTTCAGGGAGAAAATGGACTAAAGGGAAGTCATTCTCTGACCCTTAGGGGGACTCCAGAACACCCCTAAAACTCAACCAAGCCCAGCCCCACCCCGAGGGGCCCTGTGCCTCTCCCCATGGGGGAGCAGAAGCATGAGGTCCAGACAAATGCTGGGGGAACAGCCTCACTATCCCCACACAGCACTCGCCACCAACCTGCCACAGGGAGACAGGGCAGCTTGCCCCCTTCTGGGCCAGACACTGAGCGAATTTCCTGCCAACGAACACTGTCCAGGGAGGGTCCCAACAGCGTAGCCCCTCTCGGCTACCACCACGTGGCTTGCTTTGCACCATCAGCCCCTTCCCACACACTGTGAGCTTGTCTGCTTCTGCGCAAGCATTTCCCTACGAGGAACATCTCCTTCTCCCATCCTCCTGAGCCTCCCCATGCCCTGGGCCTGGCTtagctgcccccagcccccgaTGGTGGGAAATATATTTATCTCTCTGctgtctctccctttctctgtcccCTGAGAAGCTTCACCCAGCACAGGCGTTAGTGTTGATGTCCCCCCAATGCCTGGTAAGAGCTCCTGAGCCTGCCTGACACCAGGTGAGGCCCGGTCTCCTCGTCTCTAAACTGCAGATAACCGCAGAAACCTCCTTCGAGGATTACATACGATAATGCACACACAGCATCTAGGAGAAGGCTGACCCTGCGAGCGATCAGGATGTGATAGCTGAGACTGGAGTCATGATCCACACGTGATCAGTCCCACACATGCAGAGGGACGACGCACAGCTAAAACGATGTAGACACAACaccctctctcccccaccccagatgCTTTCCCTGGGCTGCCTTGCCGTGTCTTGCTCTCTGTCTCCATGGCTTCTGAACCCCAGAACACCCTCAGTAGATATCCAGGGACCTGTCTGCCATGTTTGGAACATTCACAATGGCATGAAGTCGAAAGTTCTGTCCAGCAGAAAGCTTGCCACGGACGTCAAGCTCCTGAAGACCATGATGCATGGGCCTCAGCCCTATAGCCTGGGCAGGGCCAACTGGGCCAGGGTCAACGCCCCTCCATCCACTACAGTCCCCAGACACTGCTGCCCGgtacctccccaccccccgctcCTGGGCTCCTCCCCACCTAGCCCCTACACAAAGGCACACATGCTCACCTCGATGGCCTTGTAGAAGATGCTCGTGCCAATCTGGACGACCTCCAGGTTCTGCTCCTGCTCGTTGCGTGCACACTTGATGTACGTCATCCAGCTGCGGTGGTCCTCCTGGCTGGCATCGATGAAGTAGCGTACTGTGCCGTCCTCGTTGAACACCTGGGCGCGGGTGAATCGGACACCAGGTGAGGCAGTGCTGTCACCGGTGCTGCCTTTGGCCAGGGCCAGGCCCCATGCCGGGCACATCCACACGcattctctctccatcctcacaacagcccaggAAGTGGACACAGCTATTATCATCTCGGTTTTCCAGCTGAGGAAGGGGAGGCTCGAGAAGTACAGAGACTTGCCTGAGGCCAGCTGGCTAGAAGCAGCCAGCAGGGAGCCAGTCCCAGGGCCCCACAGCTCCTGTTGCCAGGTCCTCCCATCCCCAGAAGAAAAGCGTCTCCAGGGATCACTGACCCTACCAAGTGGCATCCGGCTAGCTCTCCGGGGATACGGAGGTGCTCCCTGGAGCAGCAGAGAGCACTGGCCAGAACCTCAGAGAGGACACAGGAGGCTGCAGAGGGAAGGCTGGCTTGCTGTGGCACCAGGGTCTGGCCTAATCCTCTTTGTGGGAGCTGCCAAGGGTACTCAGATCAAACGGGACCCCAACCTCCTAACCCAGCCACAAGTGGGGAAGGTAACCTCTGGCCCGAGCCtccaggggagagaggaggtgaggTTAGGAGCAGCCTCTGGGCCATCGCCctgttcccttcctcctctcctgtgACCAGGTGCAGGATTTGTCTTGTCACACTGGGCTCCACTAGAGTCTGCCaggtggggggtgtggggggaagctgtggtggggggaggagagtAGGGAGAGGGTGCACCAGCCTGGCCTCTGCAAGGGGGGAGCCACAGAGGAGGAAGTGCTTTGGGAGTGCCTTTGTCCTAAGGATGGCCCTCCCTGGCATCTGGCATGTGGCACTGTTTCGCAGGAGGAGGGTCAGAAAGCCTGAGATGGaagcttctctgagcttcagtttccttctgtaaaatggggatgacaactCACGGATGGGGCTGCTGAGATCATCTGCTGGAATGCAGGCCCTGGGCTCAGAAAGCTGACTCAGTGCCATTTGTCGCTGACCATTTCCAGTGTCACTATTGTGCCTGAGTTCAGAACCACTTCTCGAGAAGCACAGGcccccttcattctctttcctgaCGCCCTCCCCCCCAGGTCAGAGCTGGCTTCCAGGGGCTTTCCTTGCTGCTCTGGGGTAGGGGAGGCAGAGAATGCAGGTGGCTGGGAGATGCTCTCAGGGATGACTTTCCAGCTCTGCATGGGACCCTGGGCAAGCgacagagcctctctgggtctcaccGCCACTCTGAAGTGGGGCCAACAACAGTCTGCTCCCTAGGGCCGGCCAGAGGAAAGAGGATCAGATTTTTGCAAACAACTGCCTTTGTGGCGCAGTTTGGGGAGGAACCTCCAGGTATCAGGCGGTGTAGGGTCCCGCCTGAGCGAGCGCAGGGCCCAGCATCCCCAGCTCCCAGCGAGGGCGCAAGCGGCGCTCAGACGCTAGGGTCCCACCTGCCGCCCTGTCCCCCAGCCAGGCGCGTACCTCCCACATGAGGTTGTTGTTCTTGCAGATGTCCACATGCTCCGGGGCGATGACGCGGCCGGTGAAAGGGCCCATCTCGGTGCCCGCCTTGATCCACGTCTTGGAGAAGATGCCGAGGCCCTCGCCGGGGATAGAGCTCTGCGCGATGATCACCTCCGCCGGCAGCACCAGGCTGGACAGCTTCTGCACCTCTGCAGCCCCGGGCAGGGGGACTGCGTCAGAGCCTGAGGCAGGGGACACCCGGCTCTTCTCCGCCAGGGACCGGAGCGGTCCTTCCCGGCCCACCCACCCCAAGCCCGCCCCGGAGCGACTCCGGAGAAGCGCccgggtgtgtgtgtgcgcggcGGAGTCGGGGCGAGGGGTGGAGGCTCAGCGACCTGAATCTCCTCTGTTTGCAACCAGAGGACCTTCTGTGCCCTCGAAAAGAAGAGGTGCTTTCGGGCTCATTTCTAGGagggttttttttagtctctccACGAATTCTTAAAGCATTCACAACCTCCCCTGCTCTCCACCTGGGAAAAGTTTAAGAACTGCAGAGTTGACCGCAGGTTTTACGactgggtaaactgaggccagcTCCGATGAGGAGGTGACAGCCAAGGCGAGACTCTTTCGCCCAGTCCCGATCTGGGTCCTTCCGCCGGTGACCCCGCGCTCACTGCGCGTCGGAGCACAGGGCACTGTCAGAGGCTCCGGGAAACTGATGCACACGGAGCATCTGGAAGGGCCTTTGACTCTTTTCAGGGTGCGGGGAGGCCCGGCGCCCCGGGCGAGCTGACAGCACTGGGAACAGACCTCGGGCTGCGAGTCAGCGGAGGTTCAAAGGAAAcgcgggcggcggcgggcagTATTCCCCACTCTTTGTGTGGCCCCGGGCGCGCCTGGGTCCCTTGCTGCCGCCAGGATCTGGGGTGCCGGGAAGGGCGGCGCCAGGACTCAGGAGCCCTGAAGTCGCATCCCTTGGGCGGATAAGCGCCCGCAACCCTCGGCGGTCCCCCTGCCGGGCCTGGCAGCCGGGGTGGGAGCGGCGAGGCGCACGGGGGCGGCCTCCTTGTCTTACCAGGTTCCCCTCTAAGCTACCTGGGAAAATACCCGGCGAGCGGGCCGGCTGAAACGGGGGGTTAAACGGTGTCCATTGCGGCGCGGCCGGCAATTTGTCACGCTGTTAAAGTGATCGCATTCATTCGGCTCCATTCGAAAGAAATTGCTAATTCTAAATTCATTAGCCCTGGAAGAATGCTGTAGCAGTAAATTGTAGCTCAATGCGGAGGGGCCTTGTTTAAAAGGGGCCGAGGAATTCCCCTTACAAAAAGGGGGGATTAGATGGTTGACATAGCGTGAATGGAAGTGGAATTAGTCTGCACGGTAAATTAAGAGAGGAACAGAAATCCTAACGGGGACGAGAGGGCGACGCCAGAGATGCCAGCGGCCGGGGAAAGATATTGTTTGCGGGTTGATGAATGAGGAATGAGAACTTCAGAcatcttaaagaaaagaaactttcctcgctctctctttctctgcccggCTCTCTCCGCGGCTTTCTCTcccggcccgcccgcccgccgccccctccccagcccccgctGCCTTCTAAAGTTCTGGGTTTAAGTGAGAACTTTCGCGGGTCAAGCGCAAGTTAACTAAATGAATTTAAAACCCCTTCTTTTTGAGTCAACTGCTATTACACGCCTAGTAAGGCTTTAAATGCCTGGAACCCGCCAGCTCAAAGGGGTGAGGGGCGGGCAGGGAGCGCGGGGGGCGGCGGGGCCCGGCAGCCTGGACGCCGCCATCCCTTCTCCCAGCCGAGCCGCGCCGGGTGCAGAGATGCACCCCCGCCCGTCGCCCCGCCCTGGCTTGGTTGTGCGCGCCCTGGTTCGGCTTccgggaaactgaggcacacggAGCCTCTGGAACGCCCGGGTTGGCGCTAGCAGCCGCTATGCCCCGTGTCCCCGCCGCGTCCCGCGTGTCACTCGGCGAGGAATCAGGGGCCGCCAGCAAGAGAGGACCCGACCGGCCTCGACGGCGCGACTCACCGCCGGAGAAGGACTGCGCCAGGACCTCGGCGGTGAAGGCTGTCTTGGGGCTGGCGTGGTGGCTCTTGTCCTCGAAGAGCTGCTCGCCCAGCACGTTGCGCCAGCGGCCGTACAGGAAGCTGTGCAGGATGTCGGAGGTGATGACCTCGGCCAGCGCAAGCCCCGGCGCCTTTAGCCCCGTCTTGAGCACCAGGGCCTCAGCCGGGAGCACGGAGCCCATCATGGGCGGCCCAGGGCTCGCCGGCGCCGGGAACGGACGGCCGGGCTGATGCGGGGATGTGGCGGGCGAGAGGAGCACGGACGAGCGAGAGAAGAGGGCTGtgatggaggagaaggaagaggagcagagggaggacgAGGATGCAGGAGGGAGCGGGAGGCGAGGGGGTGGCTGGGAGGAAAGCGAACGAGAGGGAGCGAGGCAGAGAGGACGAGAGAGACGGAGAAATCTGCGGAGACGCAGAGGCGGCGCGCCGAGGCTGGAGAGACGGGTGGAGGCGGAGGCGGTGCGGTGGGGTggtgcgggggtgggggtgggaggcgggtggctgcagagaaacggcGGCGAGGGGCTCTCGGACGCGCGCTCGCCTGTCGCACACCCCGGCCCGGACGGTCTTCCCCTTGGCAAAATCTCAGCGCCTTTATAGGAGCCGCAGTGACCCTCCTAATTGGTTATTAATGACCCCCTGACGTCGGAGGACAGACTAGTCGTACCCGGCCGGGCTCGAGGAGCCTTTGCTGCTAGAGCTCAaggggcgggggcgcgcgggcCGCTTCGAACTGTCCCTCTgcgctcctcctgcccctccccggcccttcctccccctcttcttcctcctcctctcccggTGGGGAGCGCCGGGCAGGGTGGGAGGCTCAGCCCAAGgcgaggagaggaggggacggaagAGGGCgtgggggggaggaggggggaggggggctcgCTTGGACTTCAGGGACCGGACTTGGGGGAAGGGACGCCTGGCCTCAGTCCCTGCGCTCACCACTGCCCTAGGCCGGATCTGCGTCCACCATCCCGACTGGCCTGGCCAGCAATCACTTCCCCTCCGCTCCCTGGCCCGGCCGGGTCCCGCGCTCCCCTCCTCGGCCCCGCCCCGGGCTCTCCCGGGCTCCAAGCCCCAGACTGCGGGAGTCGCCCTGGAGCCTGCAGGCCCCGCGTGGGCCACGCTGATCTCCTGCGCAGACCGCGCTTCGCTTCAAACGGGCCGCTCCAACCTCCCCGCTTGCTGCCCGCAGCCGAGTGTGAAACTCGTCGCCGGTGGGAGAGGCTGTCGGGGCGGGGCTGCGGCCGCCGTCGGGGTTGGGCCCGGCCCCAGCTGGCTTCGTGGGCGGCCAGGCTCCTAGCTCCAGAGGGGTTAGGTCCGGGTCGGGAAGGGCGGAGGAAATCCGCACAAGCCGCGGGCCGCTCAGAAAAGGCTTTCCTGCCGGATATAGGGGGGATCGAAAGAAATCGGATGGAAATCCCGGACCGTCCCGTGTGGGAGCAGCCGTGCCCCAGAGCGAACGCCCTCCGAATCTGCAGGCAGCCCCGGGCCGGGCCGCGATGTGCGCTCTGCTCGAGGCTCCAGCCACCCGGCTGCTTCGCTCAGCCGCGACCTGGGGAAGCCCGCTGCGCGCACGcactccttccttcttgcctcctctctttgcactccttccttcttgcctcctctctttctttcttttctggcttccttcttctccctcttcctccctactctgctcccccaccccaccccccgccctcATTCCACCAGTGGACTTTCTCCCCAAAGGAGCCAAGGCGCCCGGAGCGCCAGCCGGTTTCTCTCGTCTCTCTCGGGAGACAGGGAGCTGCTGAGCCCGGAGCCGGTGCCGGAAGGCCACCGCTTCCTACAGGCGGTCCCGCCTCTCAGGGTTAGCCTCAAGCCCCCAACTCCAGCCCCAGACACGGCGGGGAGGCATGAGGacacctccccactccctgcaaTTT
This window encodes:
- the PRDM12 gene encoding PR domain zinc finger protein 12, which produces MMGSVLPAEALVLKTGLKAPGLALAEVITSDILHSFLYGRWRNVLGEQLFEDKSHHASPKTAFTAEVLAQSFSGEVQKLSSLVLPAEVIIAQSSIPGEGLGIFSKTWIKAGTEMGPFTGRVIAPEHVDICKNNNLMWEVFNEDGTVRYFIDASQEDHRSWMTYIKCARNEQEQNLEVVQIGTSIFYKAIEMIPPDQELLVWYGNSHNTFLGIPGVPGLEEEQKKNKHEDFHPADSAAGTAGRMRCVICHRGFNSRSNLRSHMRIHTLDKPFVCRFCNRRFSQSSTLRNHVRLHTGERPYKCQVCQSAYSQLAGLRAHQKSARHRPPSAALQPHSPALPAPHAHAPALTAAAAAAHHLPAMVL